One window of the Helicoverpa zea isolate HzStark_Cry1AcR chromosome 7, ilHelZeax1.1, whole genome shotgun sequence genome contains the following:
- the LOC124631637 gene encoding protein spindle-F, translated as MDSSSIVSFNNDSTFQTTLKGDCNNISVHELALHAMRDRCLLLQRRINSLESDNMRLKLDVVKSTECTPYSPLKEDEKLILHQKIAELNKQKSKLMHHVFMVQCENKNLWNKISTIKGRDKGSNKDKQPLVRTNTYIHSTPKGSANYQEKYSESSLEEISLKLINSYIQEKSQLVEQYEQMAQLQDMDDELLNVDSIGFTYIEDPATDSLKEIHTQTEKLQNLKKELVQQESDLKLIIARVETIMRDGYKCPTCIANNAKVTTEHKEIETSDSLANWATPADSSTYNNNFSELNTSAFKKSIIEENEKDNKDEPSDKMCPMCGQTFQKDVEFAQFQAHVENHFLGETEPDSITDNFDHVPNSFDNII; from the exons ATGGATTCGTCGTCAATAGTCAGTTTTAACAATGATTCTACTTTCCAAACCACTTTAAAAGGAGATTGTAATAATATTAGCGTTCATGAATTGGCTCTTCACGCTATGAGAGATCGATGTCTTTTGCTTCAAAGAAGAATAAACTCATTAGAATCCGACAATATGAGATTAAAACTTGATGTGGTGAAATCGACCGAGTGTACGCCTTACAGTCCACTGAAGGAGGATGAGAAACTTATACTGCACCAAAAAATTGCGGAGCTCAATAAACAGAAATCAAAACTTATGCATCATGTTTTTATGGTTCAGTGTGAGAACAAAAACTTATGGAACAAAATATCTACTATAAAAGGACGTGATAAGGGTTCCAACAAAGACAAACAACCTTTAGTACGTACTAATACTTACATTCACAGTACTCCAAAGGGCAGTGCAAATTACCAAGAAAAGTATTCTGAGTCAAGTCTGGAGGAAATatctttaaaactaataaacagCTACATTCAAGAGAAGTCACAGTTAGTTGAACAGTATGAACAGATGGCACAGCTTCAAGATATGGACGATGAACTTTTGAATGTTGATTCCATTGGCTTTACATACATTGAAGACCCAGCTACAGACTCTTTGAAAGAAATTCACACTCAAACAGAAAAATTACagaatttaaaaaaggaactaGTGCAACAGGAATCTGACTTAAAATTGATCATTGCAAGAGTTGAAACTATAATGAGAG ATGGCTACAAATGTCCTACATGTATTGCAAATAATGCAAAAGTTACAACAGAACACAAAGAAATAGAAACAAGTGACAGCTTAGCTAATTGGGCAACACCAGCAGATTCcagtacatataataataattttagtgaaTTGAATACATCAGCGTTTAAAAAGAGTATAATAGAAGAAAATGAGAAGGACAATAAAGATGAACCTAGTGATAAAATGTGTCCTATGTGTGGACAAACATTCCAAAAAGATGTTGAGTTTGCTCAATTTCAGGCTCATGTTGAAAACCATTTCTTAGGTGAAACTGAACCTGACTCCATTACTGATAATTTTGATCATGTTCCTAATTcttttgataatattatttaa
- the LOC124631638 gene encoding 39S ribosomal protein L32, mitochondrial, giving the protein MIPRLTHVMQLVKNVERNLFHMFGYPPKELALAYVHEKKPITSPKKFSIKDIVGDGLLLAVPKFRRTIEKKLKRKFGSPQYVWKMLVPKNNIKVCQNCGHHHEKGRLCEHCYTKVKKETEEIQAKIQEKLGINPIENDVVVLYKGETLPDEPKEFWKGKRIIEMKKERPQWFSKNLLQKTTQKPSKSTEIKPTDLA; this is encoded by the exons ATGATTCCACGCCTAACTCATGTTATGCAACTGGTGAAAAATGTGGAAAGGAATTTATTTCATATGTTTGGTTATCCACCTAAAG AGCTGGCGTTAGCTTACGTCCATGAGAAGAAACCAATCACATCCCCAAAAAAGTTCTCAATTAAGGACATAGTTGGAGATGGGTTGCTTCTGGCTGTACCCAAGTTCCGAAGAACTATTGAAAAGAAGTTAAAGAGAAAATTTGGTTCACCTCAATATGTATGGAAAATGCTTGTTcccaaaaataatatcaaagtttgtcaaaactgtGGACATCATCATGAAAAAGGAAGATTATGTG AACACTGCTACACAAAAGTTAAGAAAGAGACAGAAGAAATTCAGGCTAAAATTCAGGAGAAGCTTGGTATCAATCCAATTGAGAATGATGTTGTGGTTTTGTATAAAGGGGAAACTCTTCCTGATGAG CCCAAAGAGTTCTGGAAAGGCAAAAGAATTATTGAGATGAAAAAGGAACGGCCACAATGGTTCAGCAAGAATCTTCTCCAGAAAACAACACAAAAGCCTTCCAAATCAACTGAAATTAAACCTACAGACTTAGcttaa